In Pirellulales bacterium, one genomic interval encodes:
- a CDS encoding lysophospholipid acyltransferase family protein, whose amino-acid sequence MKLRHPVLDKTIGLVGATAVRLWMRTLEYKAAFYDPQVDPVHPQCRGQKIYVFWHEYILVPLALRGHSNLAMLLSKHHDAELLSHAARHLGFEFVRGSTNRGGVTALRECLEKSRKMNLAITPDGPRGPRRVLAQGPIYLASRLQMPLVLMGIGCDRPWRAKSWDRFAIPRPYTRVRGVISPEIHIPAELDRDGIEHYRLEAQRLLNRLCAEAEAWAESGTRKIEQSHIRREPAPLRRTRIDASHQAHAARNGASQPVH is encoded by the coding sequence ATGAAGCTGCGTCATCCGGTACTCGACAAAACGATCGGCCTCGTCGGGGCGACCGCCGTGCGCTTGTGGATGCGCACGCTCGAGTACAAAGCCGCCTTTTACGATCCGCAAGTCGACCCCGTACATCCCCAGTGCCGGGGTCAGAAGATCTACGTCTTCTGGCACGAGTACATTCTCGTGCCCCTCGCCCTGCGCGGGCACTCGAACCTGGCCATGCTCTTGAGCAAGCATCATGATGCCGAGTTGCTGAGCCACGCCGCGCGGCACCTGGGCTTCGAGTTCGTCCGGGGCTCGACGAACCGCGGCGGTGTGACCGCCCTGCGCGAATGCCTCGAAAAGAGCCGCAAGATGAACCTGGCCATCACCCCCGACGGACCGCGTGGGCCGCGACGCGTGCTCGCGCAAGGTCCCATCTACCTCGCGTCACGGCTGCAAATGCCCTTGGTGCTGATGGGCATCGGGTGCGACCGTCCCTGGCGGGCCAAAAGCTGGGACCGCTTTGCCATTCCTCGTCCTTACACTCGAGTCCGCGGCGTCATCAGCCCCGAGATTCACATCCCTGCCGAGCTCGATCGCGATGGAATCGAGCATTACCGGCTCGAAGCACAACGCCTCTTGAATCGCCTCTGCGCCGAGGCCGAGGCCTGGGCCGAATCGGGCACGCGCAAGATCGAACAATCGCACATCCGCCGCGAACCGGCTCCGCTGCGCCGCACGAGGATCGACGCCAGCCACCAGGCGCATGCCGCACGCAACGGAGCTTCACAACCGGTGCATTGA
- a CDS encoding TIGR00282 family metallophosphoesterase produces the protein MRVLLIGDIVGKPGRQIVVRALRGLIEAERLDLVIANAENTAGGAGLTCANYRELIAAGVDAITMGDHIYRQREINEVLEREPNIVKLANYPASAPGKDHMLVTARNGVTVAVFNLLGRVFMRPVDCPWEAADRVLAKLPPEVRVIFVDFHAEATSDMQLMGRYLDGRVTAVLGTHTHVATADEQILPGGTAFQCDVGMTGPYESILGRRIDRVLETTLTFNPTHFEVATGDVRISGTIVDVDPETGRATGVQRLVVKQEEADRLAASVKAAASTPTVL, from the coding sequence GTGCGTGTGCTGTTGATTGGCGACATCGTCGGCAAGCCGGGGCGGCAGATCGTCGTGCGCGCCTTGCGTGGCTTGATCGAGGCGGAGCGGCTCGACCTGGTCATCGCCAATGCCGAGAACACTGCCGGCGGCGCCGGGCTGACCTGCGCGAATTATCGTGAGTTGATCGCCGCCGGTGTCGATGCGATCACCATGGGAGATCACATCTACCGCCAGCGCGAGATCAACGAGGTGCTGGAGCGCGAGCCGAACATCGTCAAGCTGGCGAACTACCCCGCCTCGGCGCCGGGCAAGGATCACATGCTGGTCACTGCCCGCAATGGCGTGACCGTGGCGGTCTTCAATCTGCTGGGGCGCGTCTTCATGCGGCCGGTCGATTGTCCCTGGGAAGCCGCCGACCGCGTGCTGGCCAAGCTGCCGCCGGAAGTGCGCGTGATCTTCGTCGATTTCCATGCCGAAGCTACCAGCGACATGCAGCTCATGGGGCGCTATCTCGATGGCCGCGTCACGGCCGTCCTGGGGACCCACACCCACGTCGCCACCGCCGACGAACAGATCCTACCCGGCGGCACCGCCTTCCAATGCGACGTGGGCATGACGGGACCGTATGAAAGCATTCTCGGTCGCCGCATCGATCGGGTGTTGGAAACCACGCTCACGTTCAACCCCACCCACTTCGAGGTGGCCACGGGCGACGTGCGTATCTCGGGCACGATCGTCGACGTTGATCCTGAAACGGGGCGCGCGACTGGCGTGCAACGACTCGTCGTCAAGCAGGAAGAGGCTGACCGCCTGGCCGCCAGCGTGAAAGCCGCCGCCAGCACGCCGACCGTGCTGTAG
- a CDS encoding MFS transporter has protein sequence MNNTRWLFICSCIALVTSAFTFSIRGDILQELGNTFGLTQEQRGGVGGAAFLGMAFSMLGGGFICDLLGMKRIMFLALFSHLVGTLAMIYAPHFDSAQMTYWWLFSFSFLQGCGNGFTEVAINPLAATLYPTQKTHYLNILHAWWPGGLVIGGLLAQFVIRPMFGSGAFGLDMWQVSMYLIVIPAVIYGVMLVPAAFPKTERVASGVSTGEMLAACVRPLFLLWAFCMLLTAATELGPQQWQESVMKSVAGVSGTLILVYTSGMMFVLRHFAGPIAHRLSPIGMLCGSAVLAGVGLYLLSFANNGATAFGYATIFGLGIAYFWPTMLGVTAERFAKGGALALALMGSVGNLSISQVLPAMGGIVDHYAVADVKQNAPEQVAIFLKQNEAGKEFLDMDAVNKYAATFLVEHYPNQADNFVVRNAAGEPVSVNARELAQANAKLPEDQRMVIPGFEAAIASQRNGFSMAFRWVSLLPTVLVVIFGAIALWDKSRGGYKPEILLSREEENELMAGGVQAAVE, from the coding sequence ATGAACAATACCCGCTGGCTCTTCATTTGTAGCTGCATCGCGCTGGTCACCTCCGCGTTCACGTTTTCGATTCGCGGCGACATCCTGCAAGAGTTGGGCAACACGTTCGGTTTGACGCAGGAGCAGCGCGGCGGTGTCGGTGGCGCGGCCTTCCTCGGCATGGCGTTTTCGATGCTCGGCGGCGGTTTCATCTGCGACTTGCTGGGCATGAAACGCATCATGTTCCTGGCCCTCTTCTCGCATCTCGTCGGCACGCTGGCGATGATCTACGCGCCTCATTTCGACTCGGCGCAGATGACCTACTGGTGGCTCTTCTCTTTCTCGTTCCTGCAAGGCTGTGGCAACGGGTTCACCGAGGTGGCCATCAATCCGCTGGCCGCCACGCTCTACCCCACGCAGAAGACGCACTACCTGAACATCCTGCACGCCTGGTGGCCGGGGGGCCTGGTGATCGGCGGTCTGCTCGCGCAGTTCGTCATCCGGCCTATGTTCGGCAGCGGTGCGTTCGGACTCGATATGTGGCAGGTGAGCATGTACTTGATCGTCATTCCCGCGGTGATCTACGGGGTGATGCTCGTTCCCGCCGCCTTCCCCAAGACCGAACGTGTCGCCTCGGGCGTTTCGACGGGCGAAATGCTGGCCGCTTGCGTGCGACCGCTGTTTTTGCTCTGGGCCTTCTGCATGCTGCTCACCGCCGCGACCGAGCTCGGTCCGCAGCAGTGGCAGGAGTCGGTCATGAAGAGCGTGGCCGGCGTGTCGGGCACGCTGATTCTGGTCTACACCTCGGGCATGATGTTCGTGCTGCGGCATTTCGCCGGTCCGATCGCGCACCGCTTGTCCCCCATCGGCATGTTGTGCGGTTCGGCGGTGCTGGCGGGGGTCGGCCTCTATCTGTTGAGCTTTGCCAACAATGGCGCCACGGCCTTCGGCTATGCCACGATCTTCGGCTTGGGAATCGCGTACTTCTGGCCCACGATGCTCGGCGTGACCGCCGAACGCTTTGCCAAGGGGGGGGCCTTGGCACTAGCCCTGATGGGCTCCGTCGGCAACTTGTCGATCTCGCAGGTCTTGCCCGCGATGGGGGGCATCGTCGACCACTATGCCGTGGCCGACGTGAAGCAGAACGCCCCCGAACAAGTGGCGATCTTCCTCAAGCAGAACGAAGCGGGCAAGGAATTCCTCGACATGGACGCGGTAAACAAGTACGCCGCGACCTTCCTCGTCGAGCATTATCCCAATCAGGCCGATAACTTCGTCGTGCGCAACGCGGCGGGAGAACCGGTCTCGGTGAACGCGCGCGAGTTGGCGCAGGCCAATGCCAAGTTGCCCGAGGATCAGCGGATGGTCATTCCGGGATTCGAAGCCGCCATCGCCTCGCAACGCAACGGTTTCTCGATGGCCTTCCGCTGGGTGTCGCTGTTGCCGACTGTGTTGGTTGTGATCTTTGGTGCGATCGCCCTGTGGGACAAATCTCGCGGCGGTTACAAACCAGAGATTCTGCTCAGCCGCGAGGAAGAAAACGAGCTGATGGCTGGCGGCGTGCAGGCGGCGGTGGAATAA
- the rny gene encoding ribonuclease Y → MPPVLVLVAVAAAVLLTFLAVKFVDYLRQTDAEKRAQEIISRAENEIATKLKQADLEIKERAIQQRGEVEKELAVARHELHERERQLDKRQDAIDQQAEQLRKQEKMVEGTQRKLAERIEDTNRRNEELGKLLDLQRQTLHELSGLSREEATSRLLEILDREMQKEAGAVILKHEKRVAEVCEQKAREVLITSIQRYAAAHTAETTTSTVDIPNDDMKGRIIGREGRNIRAFEKATGVDVIIDDTPGVVIVSGFDMVRREVARISLNKLIADGRIHPSRIEEIVGETTAEMDALIQKLGQEAAQEVDVRGLHERIIHLLGRLRFRTSYSQNVLRHSIEVAFLTGMIAEEIGLDGTLARRCGLLHDIGKAADHEAEGGHPKIGADLLKRFGESPAVVHAALGHHDDLRLDNPYTVLVAAADACSASRPGARRETLERYVKRMEELESIASGFEGVDQAFAIQAGRELRVLVNSKNTTDETAAKICHDIARAFEQQLTYPGEIKVTVLRETRVTEMAR, encoded by the coding sequence GTGCCACCGGTACTAGTCCTGGTCGCCGTCGCCGCCGCGGTCTTGCTGACCTTTCTGGCGGTCAAGTTCGTCGACTATCTGCGTCAAACCGACGCCGAAAAGCGCGCGCAGGAGATCATCTCGCGCGCCGAGAACGAGATCGCCACCAAGCTCAAGCAGGCCGATCTCGAAATCAAGGAACGCGCCATCCAGCAGCGGGGCGAGGTCGAAAAGGAGCTCGCCGTTGCCCGCCACGAGTTGCACGAACGCGAACGGCAACTCGACAAGCGGCAAGACGCCATCGATCAGCAGGCCGAACAGCTCCGCAAGCAGGAGAAGATGGTCGAAGGGACGCAGCGCAAGCTGGCTGAGCGCATCGAAGACACCAACCGCCGCAACGAGGAATTGGGCAAATTGCTCGACCTGCAGCGGCAAACGCTGCACGAGCTCAGCGGGCTGAGTCGCGAGGAAGCCACCTCCAGGCTGCTCGAGATCCTCGACCGCGAGATGCAGAAAGAGGCCGGCGCGGTCATCCTCAAGCACGAGAAGCGCGTCGCCGAGGTGTGCGAGCAGAAGGCCCGCGAGGTGCTGATCACCTCGATCCAGCGTTACGCCGCGGCGCACACGGCCGAGACGACCACCAGCACGGTCGACATTCCGAACGACGACATGAAGGGGCGGATCATCGGTCGCGAGGGGCGCAACATCCGCGCCTTCGAGAAAGCGACCGGCGTCGACGTGATTATCGACGATACGCCCGGCGTGGTGATCGTCAGCGGTTTCGACATGGTGCGCCGCGAGGTGGCCCGCATCTCGCTGAACAAGTTGATCGCCGACGGTCGCATTCATCCCTCGCGTATCGAAGAGATCGTGGGAGAGACGACGGCCGAGATGGACGCCCTGATCCAGAAGCTCGGTCAAGAAGCGGCGCAAGAGGTCGACGTCCGGGGGCTGCACGAGCGCATCATCCATCTGCTGGGCCGGCTGCGCTTCCGTACCAGTTACAGCCAGAACGTGCTGCGGCATTCGATCGAGGTGGCCTTCCTCACCGGCATGATCGCCGAGGAGATCGGTCTCGACGGCACGCTCGCCCGGCGCTGCGGGCTGCTGCACGACATCGGCAAGGCGGCCGACCACGAGGCCGAAGGAGGCCATCCCAAGATCGGCGCCGATCTCCTCAAGCGGTTTGGCGAGTCGCCGGCCGTGGTCCATGCCGCGCTTGGCCACCACGACGACTTGCGCCTCGACAATCCTTACACCGTGCTCGTCGCGGCGGCCGACGCGTGCAGTGCCTCGCGCCCCGGCGCCCGGCGCGAGACCCTCGAGCGTTACGTCAAGCGGATGGAAGAGCTGGAATCGATCGCCTCGGGCTTCGAGGGGGTCGATCAGGCCTTTGCCATCCAGGCGGGTCGCGAATTGCGCGTGCTCGTGAATTCCAAGAACACGACCGATGAAACCGCCGCCAAGATCTGTCACGATATTGCCCGGGCGTTCGAGCAGCAGTTGACCTATCCCGGTGAGATCAAGGTCACCGTCCTGCGCGAAACTCGCGTCACCGAAATGGCCCGTTAG
- the rnhA gene encoding ribonuclease HI — MPSNKPSADAEVQLYTDGGCSGNPGPGGWAFILVHPASGKRLERSGGEPDTTNNRMELMAVVRGLETLTRPSHVELLTDSVYVGKGLTEWMPKWKANNWRRREGQKLMPVKNEDLWRRLDELIAEHQIVYTRVAGHSGHPENDRCDELAVAAYQQYL, encoded by the coding sequence ATGCCGAGCAACAAACCGAGCGCGGATGCCGAGGTGCAGCTATACACCGACGGCGGTTGTAGCGGCAACCCGGGCCCGGGCGGCTGGGCCTTCATTCTCGTCCATCCCGCGTCGGGCAAACGTCTCGAACGTTCCGGCGGCGAACCCGACACGACGAACAACCGCATGGAGTTGATGGCGGTCGTGCGCGGGCTGGAAACTCTCACCCGACCGTCCCATGTCGAGCTGTTGACCGACAGCGTCTACGTGGGCAAGGGACTGACCGAGTGGATGCCGAAGTGGAAGGCCAACAACTGGCGCCGCCGCGAAGGTCAGAAGCTCATGCCGGTGAAGAATGAGGACCTCTGGCGGCGCCTCGACGAGCTGATCGCCGAGCACCAGATCGTCTACACGCGAGTGGCGGGGCATAGCGGACACCCCGAGAACGATCGCTGCGACGAACTGGCCGTGGCGGCGTATCAGCAATATTTGTAA
- a CDS encoding diaminopimelate epimerase produces the protein MRFTKMHGAGNDYVYVNCFEEPVPEDPAHTARLIADRHFGVGGDGLVLICPSDKADARMRMFNADGSEAEMCGNAIRCVGKYLFDHGLCDKQRLQIETGRGILTLDLEVVDGLVERARVDMGEPILKSSDVPTTLAGDPPVNATLDLGDRQLTVTCVSMGNPHCITYVDKLSDEWVYQVGPRVEHAPQFPRRVNAEFIEILSPDEVRMRVWERGSGETLACGTGAAAVCVAGVLAGKTNRKIIVHLLGGDLELEWAEDNHVYKTGPATEVFSGEWTPAAERALR, from the coding sequence ATGCGGTTTACGAAGATGCACGGTGCCGGCAATGACTACGTTTACGTCAATTGCTTCGAGGAGCCCGTGCCGGAGGACCCCGCTCACACGGCACGGCTGATTGCCGATCGCCACTTTGGCGTGGGGGGCGATGGGCTGGTGCTGATCTGCCCCTCGGACAAGGCCGACGCCCGCATGCGGATGTTCAACGCCGACGGCTCCGAGGCCGAGATGTGCGGCAACGCCATTCGCTGCGTGGGCAAGTACCTGTTCGATCATGGCCTGTGCGACAAGCAGCGCCTGCAAATCGAAACGGGGCGCGGCATCCTCACGCTCGATCTGGAGGTGGTCGATGGACTGGTCGAACGGGCTCGCGTCGATATGGGCGAACCGATCCTCAAGTCGAGCGACGTTCCGACCACGCTCGCTGGCGATCCCCCCGTGAATGCCACGCTCGACCTGGGCGATCGCCAGCTCACGGTCACCTGCGTCTCGATGGGCAATCCGCACTGCATCACGTACGTCGACAAGTTGAGCGATGAATGGGTCTACCAGGTCGGCCCGCGCGTGGAGCACGCACCGCAGTTTCCGCGGCGCGTGAATGCGGAATTCATCGAGATCCTTTCCCCCGACGAAGTGCGCATGCGCGTCTGGGAGCGAGGGTCGGGCGAGACGCTGGCCTGCGGCACCGGGGCGGCCGCGGTGTGCGTGGCCGGTGTCCTGGCCGGCAAGACGAACCGCAAGATTATCGTACACCTGCTCGGTGGCGATTTGGAACTGGAGTGGGCCGAAGACAACCACGTCTACAAGACGGGCCCCGCCACGGAAGTTTTCAGCGGCGAATGGACCCCCGCCGCGGAACGCGCCCTGCGTTAA
- the xseA gene encoding exodeoxyribonuclease VII large subunit has protein sequence MAYHSQQNDGDTAEPILSVSDLSAQIKETLEGTFPDVWVAGEISNFSRPQSGHCYLTLKDDRAQIRAVIWRGAAARVRFDLHDGLEVVCQGYVDVYAQRGSYQLVIQQIQPKGLGALELALRQLMEKLKTEGLFEPGRKRPLPRFPRRVAVVTSPTGAAIRDFLEVLRRRWRGVDVLVVPVRVQGDGAAEEIAAGIELVNRSRDPVDVLVVTRGGGSLEDLWCFNEEPVARAIYASHVPVISAVGHEIDVTIADLVADVRALTPSEAAERLAPAAEELTSHLGQIAARLAGVMRARVRHARTRLEWLAERRPLRRPLDRFRELARRLDELGARGTRASRMRILHSKQHVARLSAQLESLSPLAVLGRGYSLTERAADGRLVRDAAQLAVGEPLVTRFARGKAISRVEQIDLAEDDRTV, from the coding sequence ATGGCCTACCACTCGCAGCAAAACGACGGCGACACCGCCGAGCCGATCCTCTCGGTGTCGGATCTCAGCGCGCAGATCAAAGAGACGCTCGAAGGGACCTTTCCCGACGTCTGGGTCGCCGGCGAGATCTCGAACTTCTCGCGACCCCAATCGGGCCACTGCTACCTCACGCTGAAGGACGATCGTGCGCAGATTCGCGCCGTGATCTGGCGCGGCGCCGCCGCGCGCGTGCGGTTCGATCTGCACGACGGCCTGGAGGTCGTCTGCCAGGGTTACGTCGACGTCTACGCGCAGCGTGGCAGCTATCAACTAGTCATCCAGCAGATTCAACCCAAGGGTCTGGGAGCGCTCGAGCTGGCCCTGCGGCAGCTCATGGAGAAGCTGAAGACCGAGGGACTCTTCGAGCCGGGGCGCAAACGCCCCCTGCCCCGCTTTCCCCGGCGCGTCGCCGTCGTGACCAGTCCCACGGGCGCGGCCATCCGCGACTTTCTCGAAGTGCTGCGACGCCGCTGGCGCGGTGTCGACGTGCTCGTCGTGCCCGTCCGCGTGCAAGGCGATGGTGCAGCCGAGGAAATTGCCGCAGGGATCGAGCTCGTGAACCGATCTCGCGACCCCGTCGATGTGCTGGTCGTGACGCGTGGCGGTGGCAGCCTCGAGGATCTGTGGTGTTTCAACGAAGAGCCCGTCGCCCGGGCCATCTACGCTTCTCACGTCCCCGTGATTTCGGCCGTGGGGCACGAAATCGACGTCACGATTGCCGATCTCGTCGCGGACGTGCGGGCCCTGACCCCCAGCGAGGCCGCGGAACGACTCGCCCCGGCCGCCGAGGAATTGACTTCGCACCTGGGACAAATCGCGGCCCGCCTGGCCGGCGTGATGCGGGCACGCGTGCGCCACGCGCGTACGCGGCTCGAATGGCTCGCCGAGCGGCGGCCGCTGCGGCGGCCGCTGGATCGATTTCGCGAGTTGGCACGCCGGCTCGATGAGCTCGGGGCGCGGGGGACGCGAGCCTCGCGCATGCGGATCCTGCACAGCAAGCAGCACGTGGCACGGCTCTCGGCGCAGTTGGAATCGCTGAGCCCGCTGGCCGTGCTAGGGCGCGGGTACAGCCTCACCGAACGAGCCGCAGACGGCCGGCTGGTGCGCGATGCGGCGCAATTGGCGGTGGGCGAGCCGCTCGTGACGCGATTCGCGCGCGGCAAGGCCATCAGCCGCGTCGAGCAAATCGATCTGGCCGAAGACGATCGAACGGTTTGA
- a CDS encoding glycosyltransferase family 39 protein has translation MRDPRDLPRTWLWSVLLLALAVRLGGAVWWQSRLAGEFYFGDSQSYWVLARTIAQGDSYQYGSPDAKVFRTPGYPLVLAPLFAIYGDQPPILAARFVGAAWGTLSVAAVYWIGRTLWDARVGIVAALLAALYPGAIAMSVFVLSEALFSPLMLLQLATWIVAERATSRGRSVGWGLFSGALAGAATLARPSWLLFTPLAWCLTTVVSRQRPRQFLVGSAIAAGLVLAMLPWWVRNAHVTGRFVPTSLQLGVSLYDGWHPHATGASDLSFIPPIEQDERRHPSSNIDDAFEYRLDQRFRRDALQWAQANPGEVVRLAGVKLTRLWNVWPNESDLRSLPYRLAVLVSFVPVLGLAIFGTWRCRMIGWPLLLLWLPAGYITLLHVVFVSSLRYREPVVVSLLALTAAGLLGLVRGTTATSPPTIQGATRP, from the coding sequence ATGCGCGATCCTCGCGATCTACCCCGTACCTGGCTGTGGAGCGTGCTCCTGTTGGCGCTCGCCGTGCGCTTGGGGGGCGCCGTTTGGTGGCAATCGCGCCTGGCCGGCGAGTTCTACTTCGGCGACAGTCAGAGCTATTGGGTGCTCGCGCGCACCATCGCGCAGGGCGATAGCTATCAGTACGGCTCCCCCGACGCCAAGGTATTTCGCACCCCTGGCTATCCCCTCGTGCTCGCGCCGTTGTTCGCGATCTACGGCGATCAACCGCCGATACTCGCGGCGCGCTTCGTGGGCGCCGCGTGGGGCACGTTGAGCGTCGCCGCGGTGTACTGGATCGGTCGTACTCTGTGGGACGCGCGCGTGGGCATCGTCGCGGCACTGCTCGCGGCGCTCTATCCCGGCGCAATCGCCATGAGCGTCTTCGTGCTCAGCGAAGCGCTCTTCTCCCCCTTGATGCTGCTGCAACTGGCGACCTGGATCGTCGCGGAGCGGGCGACGTCACGGGGGCGCTCGGTTGGCTGGGGCCTGTTCTCCGGAGCGCTCGCCGGTGCGGCGACCTTGGCGCGACCGAGCTGGCTGCTCTTCACGCCGCTGGCCTGGTGCCTCACGACGGTCGTCTCACGCCAGCGACCAAGACAGTTCCTCGTGGGGAGCGCGATCGCCGCGGGGCTCGTGCTGGCGATGCTCCCCTGGTGGGTGCGCAACGCACACGTCACGGGACGCTTCGTGCCGACGTCGCTGCAGTTGGGGGTGAGTCTTTACGACGGCTGGCATCCTCACGCCACGGGGGCGAGCGATCTCTCTTTCATCCCCCCTATCGAACAAGACGAGCGCCGCCACCCTAGCAGCAACATCGACGATGCATTCGAATACCGGCTCGATCAGCGCTTTCGACGCGACGCCCTCCAATGGGCACAGGCCAACCCGGGCGAAGTTGTGCGGCTCGCGGGCGTCAAGCTGACGCGACTGTGGAACGTCTGGCCGAATGAATCCGATCTCCGGTCCCTGCCCTATCGACTGGCCGTGCTCGTCAGCTTTGTCCCCGTCCTGGGTCTGGCGATCTTCGGCACCTGGCGCTGTCGAATGATCGGCTGGCCGCTGTTGCTGCTGTGGCTGCCTGCCGGCTACATCACGTTGCTGCACGTGGTGTTCGTCAGCTCGCTGCGCTATCGCGAACCGGTGGTGGTGTCGCTGCTGGCGCTGACGGCCGCGGGGCTGCTCGGCCTGGTTCGTGGCACGACGGCGACTTCTCCCCCCACCATCCAGGGTGCCACGCGACCATGA
- the tilS gene encoding tRNA lysidine(34) synthetase TilS, with protein sequence MAAANAARTEPSNQRHPLVEQLARVWPTSEWGEVTIVVAVSGGADSVALLRGLVELAPGRDGRIVAAHFNHHLRGAASDDDQAFVERVCGELRVPLELGQAHVAQIAQQRGDGLEAAAREARYSFLIETANRRSAGFVVTAHTADDQAETILHRVVRGTGLAGLAGIPPRRELRQELTLVRPLLAVRRTLILDYLETLGQTYREDESNVDRRFTRNRLRHELLENLREHYNPQVTEALLRLGTLAGEAQEVIAQLVGELMPQCTLADSPDHVAIDRTLLGERPRYLVRELLIAVWRRQHWPEQAMGFVEWDLLADMLLAEDAAPRQRMLPGCVTARRVGARLELSRAPARRQ encoded by the coding sequence GTGGCGGCGGCGAACGCCGCTCGAACCGAGCCGAGCAACCAGCGGCATCCTCTGGTCGAGCAACTTGCCCGCGTTTGGCCGACCTCCGAGTGGGGCGAGGTCACGATCGTCGTGGCGGTTTCGGGGGGAGCGGATAGCGTGGCCCTGCTCCGTGGGCTCGTGGAGCTCGCCCCCGGGAGAGACGGCCGGATCGTCGCCGCCCATTTCAACCACCACCTGCGAGGGGCTGCCTCGGACGACGATCAGGCATTCGTCGAGCGCGTTTGCGGCGAGTTACGAGTCCCCCTCGAGCTGGGCCAGGCCCACGTTGCACAGATCGCCCAACAACGTGGCGACGGGCTCGAGGCCGCCGCACGCGAGGCGCGTTACTCCTTCTTGATCGAGACAGCCAACCGCCGCTCGGCAGGCTTCGTCGTCACCGCGCACACGGCCGACGACCAGGCCGAAACGATTCTGCACCGCGTCGTGCGAGGCACTGGACTCGCCGGCCTGGCGGGCATCCCCCCGCGACGCGAGCTCCGTCAAGAATTGACCCTCGTTCGCCCGTTGCTCGCGGTGCGCCGGACACTGATCCTCGATTACCTGGAAACTCTTGGACAAACGTATCGCGAGGACGAAAGCAACGTCGATCGACGCTTCACGCGCAATCGACTGCGGCACGAATTGCTCGAGAACCTGCGCGAACATTACAACCCGCAGGTGACCGAGGCCCTGCTTCGGCTCGGCACATTGGCGGGCGAGGCACAGGAGGTGATCGCTCAACTGGTCGGCGAGCTCATGCCGCAATGCACTCTCGCCGATTCGCCCGACCACGTGGCGATCGATCGCACGCTGCTAGGCGAACGACCACGCTATCTCGTGCGCGAGTTGTTGATTGCCGTTTGGCGGCGCCAACATTGGCCCGAGCAGGCAATGGGCTTTGTCGAATGGGATCTGTTGGCCGACATGCTTTTGGCGGAAGACGCCGCGCCGCGCCAGCGCATGCTTCCCGGCTGCGTGACGGCACGGCGCGTCGGCGCGCGCCTGGAACTCTCACGCGCCCCGGCGCGGCGCCAGTAG